One window from the genome of Pyxicephalus adspersus chromosome 6, UCB_Pads_2.0, whole genome shotgun sequence encodes:
- the RXFP3 gene encoding relaxin-3 receptor 1 produces MGLRCNFTLCSIAAIMQEAERSDLLGMFPFFFEEKQLNRTNETLQDLLRGFNFENSDKVGDSSAIIRIIVSIVYSVVCALGLVGNVLVLYLMKTKQGWKKSSINLFVTSLAVTDFQFVLTLPFWAVENALDFSWLFGNAMCKIVSYVTAMNMYASVFFLTAMSVARYYSVASALKSKRRPIGCSAKWVSVLIWVSAIVASLPHAVFSTTAIVSGEILCLVKFPINNGNAQFWLGLYHAQKVLLGFVIPLFIITICYLLLVRFITDRNVSSSSTKRRSKVTKSVTIVVLSFFLCWLPNQALTTWGILIKLNVVQFSYEYFTAQAYVFPITVCLAHSNSCLNPILYCLMRREFRKALKNLFWRMTSPSLTNMRPFTATTKPEQDEQGHVMVPLNPVEPDVICYPPGAVIYNGRYDLLPSSSTGQRY; encoded by the coding sequence ATGGGGCTCAGATGTAACTTCACCTTGTGTTCTATAGCAGCCATAATGCAGGAGGCTGAGCGGAGTGATCTTCTGGGGATGTTTCCATTCTTCTTCGAGGAGAAGCAGCTTAACAGGACCAATGAAACCCTACAAGATCTCCTGAGAGGGTTTAACTTTGAAAATTCAGACAAAGTAGGGGACAGCTCTGCTATAATAAGGATTATAGTCTCCATAGTGTACTCTGTGGTTTGTGCCCTGGGACTAGTGGGCAATGTGCTGGTACTGTACCTTATGAAGACCAAGCAAGGCTGGAAAAAGTCCTCCATCAACCTGTTTGTGACCAGCCTGGCAGTGACAGATTTCCAATTTGTGCTGACCCTGCCTTTCTGGGCTGTAGAAAATGCTTTGGATTTTAGCTGGCTCTTTGGTAATGCCATGTGTAAAATAGTGTCCTACGTCACTGCCATGAACATGTATGCTAGTGTTTTTTTCCTCACAGCCATGAGTGTGGCAAGATATTACTCAGTGGCTTCTGCCCTTAAGTCCAAACGAAGACCCATAGGTTGCTCTGCCAAGTGGGTAAGTGTCCTTATCTGGGTGTCTGCCATTGTAGCATCTTTACCACATGCTGTCTTCTCCACCACGGCCATTGTCTCCGGTGAAATTCTTTGTTTGGTTAAGTTTCCAATCAACAATGGTAATGCCCAGTTTTGGCTTGGACTCTATCATGCTCAAAAGGTTCTGTTGGGATTTGTCATCCCTTTGTTCATCATCACCATCTGTTACCTTCTTTTGGTTCGTTTTATCACCGATAGAAACGTGAGCAGTTCAAGCACCAAGAGGAGGTCCAAGGTCACCAAATCTGTGACTATTGTCGTACTGTCCTTTTTCTTATGTTGGCTTCCCAACCAAGCCTTGACGACCTGGGGAATCCTTATCAAATTGAATGTAGTGCAGTTTAGCTATGAATACTTTACTGCTCAGGCTTATGTATTCCCTATCACTGTCTGCTTGGCTCACTCCAACAGTTGCCTGAATCCCATTCTGTACTGCCTAATGCGCAGAGAGTTCCGTAAAGCATTAAAGAACCTCTTTTGGAGGATGACCTCCCCATCTCTGACTAACATGAGACCATTCACAGCCACCACTAAACCAGAGCAAGATGAGCAGGGACATGTCATGGTCCCCCTCAATCCTGTTGAGCCTGATGTCATCTGTTACCCACCTGGAGCTGTCATCTACAATGGCAGGTATGATCTTCTGCCCAGCAGTTCAACTGGACAGCGGTACTGA